In the genome of Neovison vison isolate M4711 chromosome 3, ASM_NN_V1, whole genome shotgun sequence, one region contains:
- the DUSP18 gene encoding dual specificity protein phosphatase 18 has product MTAPPCPFPVQFRQPSVSGLSQITSSLYISNGAAANNKLLLASSQITTVINVSVEVVNTLYEDIQYVQVPVADTPTSRLCDFFDPIADHIHSVEVKQGRTLLHCAAGVSRSASLCLAYLMKYHAMSLRDAHAWTRSCRPIIRPNHGFWEQLVHYEFQLFGKNTVHMVSSPMGVIPDIYEKEVCLMIPL; this is encoded by the coding sequence ATGACAGCACCCCCGTGTCCCTTTCCGGTTCAGTTCCGGCAGCCCTCGGTCAGCGGCCTCTCCCAGATCACCAGCAGCCTGTACATCAGCAACGGGGCAGCTGCCAACAACAAGCTCCTGCTCGCCAGCAGCCAGATCACCACGGTCATCAACGTTTCGGTCGAAGTGGTAAATACCTTATACGAGGACATCCAGTACGTACAGGTGCCTGTGGCCGACACCCCCACCTCGCGTCTTTGTGACTTCTTTGATCCCATTGCTGACCACATCCACAGCGTGGAGGTGAAGCAGGGCCGCACACTGCTGCATTGTGCCGCCGGCGTGAGCCGCTCTGCCTCACTCTGCCTCGCCTACCTCATGAAGTACCACGCCATGTCCCTGCGGGACGCCCACGCATGGACCAGGTCATGCCGACCCATCATCCGGCCCAACCACGGCTTCTGGGAGCAGCTTGTCCACTACGAGTTCCAGCTGTTCGGCAAGAACACTGTGCACATGGTCAGCTCCCCAATGGGAGTGATCCCTGACATCTACGAGAAGGAGGTCTGTTTGATGATTCCTCTGTGA
- the C3H5orf52 gene encoding uncharacterized protein C5orf52 homolog — translation MVDSAAKQSRPSVTWNLSSPSVSLASQATTSSGTTPTLASQHVRFISQPEIHVATQPQICFLRPRTAQQPVLFSLMNSSEAAVKKFLPKSNLSRVIIRDNLSAQRIYEMEIRASDKTKRKMSHLYDHLKKKFMTDQLRKLGRWRRESMIIQQYLDSIRLYKVHFKLQRNKKSQPP, via the exons ATGGTAGACTCGGCTGCCAAGCAGTCCAGGCCCTCGGTCACATGGAACCTGAGCTCGCCATCTGTTTCATTGGCCTCCCAGGCGACCACCAGTTCCGGCACCACCCCGACCCTGGCCTCCCAGCACGTTAGATTCATCAGCCAACCCGAAATCCACGTAGCGACCCAGCCGCAGATCTGCTTCCTGCGGCCGCGGACCGCGCAGCAGCCGGTGCTCTTCAG CCTAATGAATTCTAGTGAAGCAGCGGTGAAAAAGTTTTTACCCAAGAGTAACTTATCTCGGGTGATTATTCGTGACAACCTCAGTGCACAACGAATCTATGAGATGGAG ataagAGCCTCAGACAAGACCAAGAGAAAGATGAGCCATTTGTATGACCACCTGAAGAAAAAGTTCATGACAGACCAGCTCAGGAAGCTGGGGCGCTGGAGACGGGAATCCATGATCATCCAGCAATACCTGGATAGCATCCGCCTGTACAAGGTCCACTTCAAACTCCAGCGTAACAAGAAAAGCCAGCCACCCTAG